AATGCTTTATATTTGCATCCAACATTTTTAAACTATTGTAAAATATTGGAAATTAAATTTTTTGGAAAATGACAAAAGCAGATATTGTAAACGAAATTTCAAAGAAGACTGGTATTGAAAAGGTAACTGTTCAAAAAACAGTTGAAGCGTTCATGGAAACAGTTAAAGAGTCTCTGGTCAGCAATCAAAATGTGTATCTGAGAGGCTTTGGTAGTTTTATCGTTAAAAAGCGGGCTCAGAAAAAAGCCAGGAATATTTCAAAGAATACCACCATTGTTATTCCTGAGCATTATATTCCTGCTTTCCGACCTTCTAAAAAGTTTGTCAGTAAGGTAAAAGAAAACGTTAAAGCATAGACTAATAAAGGTAAAAAGAATCCATTAAAAGAAATTGCTTATGCCAAGCGGAAAGAAAAGGAAGAGACATAAGATGTCTACTCATAAGCGCAAGAAGCGTTTAAGAAAGAACAGACATAAAAAGAAGAAATAAGTATTTTGAGATAATTGAAGTTAAACCTATTGGAGCGTATGCTTCTTTAGTACCTTACCGGTTAAATTTTTGCTTTTTTTTGGCAAAACTTGGCCGGTAAGGTACTGTGGCAAAATTTATGAGGCAATTTTCAAAAATAAAAATATCTGAAAAAGATCATAACCCTTATATAATTATGCCTCATAAATTTTGCTTACTAATTTGGAAAAGCCAAAACGGAAACACATTAAATTCCTTGAAAGCATCCTGCTTGGTTTTGGCTTGTCCAAATTAGGTTTAACTTTTTGTTGTTGTTTAGTAAAGGTGGGAGAAGTGTTGTGAGTTCAGAGTTAATTATTGATGTTACTTCCAAGGAGATCGTAATAGCACTGCTCGAGAATAAACAATTAGTTGAATTAAATAAAGAAAGACGAAATCCCAAATTTGCAGTAGGAGATATTTATCTGGGTAAGGTCAAACGAATTATTCCCGGGCTTAATGCTGCATTTGTGGACGTTGGTTATTCCCGGGATGCTTTTCTGCATTATTTGGATTTGGGACCTCAGTTCCGGTCACTGGATAAGTATCTTAAAACTTCATTTTCCAGGAAGAATAAAGTTCCGCCCTTGCAACGGATGAAAATGGAGCCTGATATTGACAAAAATGGCAAAATTTCAAATGTGCTCTCTTCGGGACAGACTATCCTGGTTCAGATTGCCAAAGAGCCCATATCTACAAAAGGGCCGAGATTAACGTCAGAAATCTCTATTGCAGGCCGTAACCTGGTGTTAATACCTTTTTCTGATAAGATATCCATTTCTCAGAAGATCGCTTCTTCAGACGAACGGAAGCGTTTAAAGCGCTTGATTAAAAGCATCAAACCCAAAAATTACGGGGTGATCATTCGTACCGTCGCTGAAGGGAAAAAAGTAGCTACACTCGACAGGGAGCTCAAGGGTCTTGTGAAAAAATGGGAGGCGGCTTTTTCTCAACTCAGTACTGCTACCGTGCCCAAACTGGTTTTGAGTGAACTTGACCGAACTTCTGCCTTATTGAGGGATCTTTTAAATGTCTCCTTCTCAAATATTTATGTCAATGATCCTACGTTTTATCATGAGATTAAGGAATATATCGGTACCATCGCTCCGGAAAAAAAGGGAATTGTCAAACTTTACGACGGTCCCAACCCCATATTTGATCAATTTGGGGTTTCCAAGCAGATCAAGGCTTTGTTTGGCCGTACCGTTTCTTTCAAAAATGGAGCTTATCTGATTATTGAACATACCGAAGCATTGCATACCATCGATGTAAACAGCGGCAATCGCTCCAAGCTTGGCGAAGATCAGGAAACCAACGCACTTAAGGTTAATCTGGCTGCTGCTAAAGAAATTGCCAGGCAGCTTCGGCTAAGGGATATAGGTGGCATTATTGTGGTCGACTTCATCGATATGAATAAACAGGAGCACAAGCAGAAACTTTATGAAACGATGAAAGAGGAGATGAAGGCCGACAGGACCAAACACAGTATTCTGCCCCTTACGAAATTTGGGCTCTTGCAGATTACGCGCCAGAGAGTACGGCCCGAAATGAACATTCAAACCGTTGAAAAATGCCCAACCTGCAAAGGAAGTGGAGAAACTCGTCCGGCTATTTTGTTGGTAGATGAAATTGAGAATTATTTGAAATTCCTTGTGAGAGATCTTGGGTATAGACGATTAACCCTTAAAACCCATCCCTATATTACCGGATATCTGAAGTATGGATTCCCTTCCATTAGATGGAAATGGCAGTTAAGATACAAGATTTGGCTCAGGATTAAAGGCTCAGATGCTTACGACTTCCTTCATTACAACTTTTTTTCCAGTAGTAAAGAGCCGATAAAGGAGAATTAATTCCCTTGCCACAGCCCCTTACCGGGCAAGTTTTGCCAAAAAAACAAGAATTTGGCCGGTAAGGCACTAATTAACTTACCTCTCATTATATAAACATCCACCAGTAAACATATATCGATATTTGTTGTTAAACGAGAATTGGCATATCTTTGCCGTATTTTTAATTGATTAATGAGCTTGTTGATTATGAAACGTATACTATTCACCCTGCTGATTTCTTTATTGGCAATACCTACACCAGCCCAGGTGGTCAACCCGGTCGAGTGGGAATATGAGGTGCAAAGGGAGGACAACAATACCGCTTTGTTAATATTCAAAGCGGATATCGATTCCGAGTGGCATTTATATTCCCAGAATTTCCCTGAGGGAGGTCCCATCCGGACATCTTTTAACTTTGATGAATCTCCCCACTTTAAATTGGTGGGGGAAACACAGGAAAGTCCCGAACCGGAGTCGGAAGTCGATGAGTTGTTTGGAGTTCAGGTTAAATACTTTAGTGATGAAGCTACGTTTACACAAAGAATTGAACTTCAGACTCAGGACCCGTTTGAGATTAACGGAAATATTGAATATCAGGTTTGCCAGGATGAGAAATGTGTGTACTTTAATCCTGATTTTACGTTCAAAGTACCTGGCAGTGAGCAGGCTTCTCAGCAACCGGAAGAACAGCCGGTTCAGGAATCTTCAGAATCTTCAGAAACTGAAACCGTAAGTGAACAGGCTGAGGCAAAACCGTCTGATACCACTCAAACAACGGGAACAGGGATAACAGACGATATAGTAGAAGCAGATGACGATTCGGCGAAACCGGATGAAAAAACCGTATCCCAACCTGCAGAAAGCCAGGTGAGCTCTCAGGGTCTGGGCAGTGACAGATCCTTATTGGGTTTCTTTTTGCTTTCGTTAGTATTCGGACTGGCAGGTATTCTTACGCCTTGTGTTTTTCCTATGATTCCCATGACGGTTTCCTTTTTTATGCAGGAATCAAAAAGCAGGTTTAGCGGGGTAATTAAGGCTTTAATCTTCGGATTATCCATCATTATTCTTTACACAAGTGTAGGAATTATCGTGTCCCTGACCAGTGCCGGCGCAGATTTTACCTCTGTACTTGGAACCCACTGGATTCCCAACCTGATATTCTTTTTGTTATTCCTTACTTTTGCAGCTTCTTTCTTCGGTTTGTTTGAAATTGTGTTGCCTTCCGGACTGGCAAATAAAGCAGATAAACAAGTTGATAAAGGAGGATTTCTGGCTTCCTTTTTTATGGCTTTAACCCTGGTGATTGTTTCTTTTTCCTGTACAGGACCAATAGTGGGTGCCCTTCTTGTTAAAGCTGTAGGTGGAAATGTAGTAGAGCCTACCGTTGGTATGTTCGGATTTGCACTGGGTTTTGGCTTGCCTTTCACTATGCTGGCCATTTTTCCCGGGTGGCTCAAAAATTTGCCCAAATCCGGCGGTTGGATGAATGCTATAAAAGTCGTATTCGCCTTCATTATTTTGGCATTTGCATTTAAATTTCTTTCTAATATTGATCAGAATTATCACCTGGGCATCATAAGCAGAGATCTTTACTTATCTATATGGATTGCCATTTTCGGCCTGTTGGGGCTCTATCTGCTTGGAAAAATCAAACTGCCCAATGACAGCGATATGAAGAATATTTCCGTTTTCAGGCTTTTATTAGCCATCGCATCATTTTCATTCGCCATTTATTTGGTCCCCGGTTTGTTTGGAGCAAATTTAAGCTCTATTTCTGGATTATTGCCCCCGGCCTCAGCACAGAAATTTGACATGACATCAGTGGCTTCAGCTACCGGTTCTTCCGCAGATGCCAGTGAAACCATGTGTGAAGATCCTAAATACGCAGATTTTCTTAATCTGCCCTATAACATCAAGGGTTATTTTCAATATGAGCAGGGAATGGAATGTGCAGAAAATCTTAATAAGCCTGCATTGATTTACTTTACCGGTCATTCTTGCAGCAATTGCAAAAAAATGCAGGCTGAAGTATGGCCTGATCCGGCTGTGAGAAAAAGGCTTAATGAGGATTATGTATTGATCGCCCTTTATGTTGATGACAGAAAAACACTGCCCCAATCCGAGTGGATGGAAGCAGAGTATGACGGAAAAGTCAAAAAGACACTGGGAAGGAAAAATATGGCCATTGCGATTGACCGTTTTGGAGTGAATACCCAGCCTTATTACCGAGTGCTGACACCGGAAGGCAAACCTGTGGGAGAATCCTTTGATTATACTACAAAACCCCAGGAATTTACCGAATGGCTGGATCAGGGGTTGAAGAAGTTTAAAGAAAATAAATAAGAATGATTTGTGAAATGATTCGGGTTAATTAAGCCGGCACCTTAGGTTCCGGCTTTTTTAATGTTGAACTGGTATATTTCATATCGTGTTGGTTGTTAGCGTTTAGTGGATATAGAAAGGAGCGTATTCTATTACATTTTGTAAGCCATTTTTGTAAATATTTCACATTTCCCTATATTAGCTAAAAATTATGTCCCCTTAATCCTCCTATGCCATGAGAATATTCCGCCGAATTTTAGTCATTTTTGCCATTGCTCTGGTACTTGCAATTATTGCCGGAGGCCTCTACGTTCATAAAATTGCCCACAGGGCCCTTCCTGATTATAATGATGATATAGAAATAGAAGGTGTTGAGCAGGAGGTAGAGGTTTACAGGGACAGCCTGGCCATCCCCCATATTTATGCGCAGACGGAAAAAGATCTGTACACTGCCGTTGGCTATCTGATGGCCCAGGATCGCCTCTGGCAGATGGACTTGTTGCGCCGTGTAACACAGGGAAGGCTTTCTGAAATTTTCGGAGAACAAATGGTGGAGAACGACCACCTGATGCGATCCCTTCGAATTCCCCAAAAATCAAAGAAGGTATTGGCGCGATCCGATGAGAAAATTCGTACTGCTTTACAGGCCTTTTCCAGTGGGGTAAATGAATATATAAACACCCATTCCGGTCAGCTCCCTCCGGAGTTTGCCATTCTTGGCTATAAACCGGAGAAATGGAAGCCAATCCATACGGTAAATCTCATTGGTTATATGGCATGGGACTTAACTCCTGCCTGGGAGTCGGAAATTATACTGCATAAGATAGCCAAAGAGGTAACCAGGGAGAAGTATGAGCTTTTGATTCCCAAAACTGAAGAACAGAGAACCCGTGTGTACCCCGGGTATAGTAGTGCAGATGAGGATTATGAGGGATTGAGCAGGCTTATACATTTAAATGGCGAGCTGGAAAATATGGGGCTTAAAATATTCACAGGCAGCAACAACTGGGCGGTGTCTGCCGCAAAAAGTAAAACCGAAAAGCCTTTGCTGGCCAATGATATGCACTTGGGTTTGTTTTCTCCCGGTATCTGGTATCAGATGCATCAAGTGGTGGAAGGCAAGATGGATGTTTCCGGCGTAGCCCTTCCCGGACAACCCATGATTATTTCCGGGCATAATGATTCCATTGCATGGGGAATGACCAATGTGATGCTTGATGATATGGATTTTTACAGGGAAACCATCAATCCTGAAGATTCCTGTGAATACTTATTCAATGGAAAATGGAGAAAACTAAAAGTTAAGGAAGAAACGATTGAAGTTAAGGGCGGCGATCCCGTGAAAAAAACGATCCGATATACCCACCGAGGACCGGTTGTTTCCGGATTTAAGGAAGTGGATGAAGAAACCATCTCTATGCGGTGGGTAGGCAATGAATACAGCAATGAGCTCCGTTCAGTCTATTATCTCAATCGCGCATCCAACTGGACTGAGTTTAAAGACGCCCTTCGAACTTTTAGCTCCATCAGTCAGAATATAGCGTATGCTGATGTACAGGGAAATATAGGTCTGTATTGCTGTGCCGGGGTACCGGTGAGAGACTCTTCCGGGCCTGGAATTTATCCCGGTGAAACAGATCAATACGATTGGAAGGGATTGGTGCCCTTCGGGGATCTTCCCCATATCTACAATCCTGATAAGGGTTTTGTCGCATCTGCCAATAATAAAACGGTGGGTTCGGAATATCCCCATCATTTTAGTCATTGGTTTGATCTTGCCCCACGCATCAATCGTATAGAACAACAACTTCAATCCCGAAAGAAATTATCGGTGCGGGATTTTATGGAGATCCAGACCGATTATCATTCATTGATGGTGCCCCAATATAAAGAGGAAATTCTGAAACATGCCAGGAATATAAACGAAGCATCCGGCGAGTTGGAAGAGGCCATTGAATTATTAGACAAATGGAACGGACACTATTCCAAAAACAGTGCCGGCGCTGCAATTTTTGAACAGTTTTATATTACTTTCGTGAAGAACCTTATTAAGGATGAGTTGGGTGAAGCGCTCTATAAAGAATATATAACAAGTAAAATTCTTGTAAGGAATCTCATGAAGAATATTTGGAACAATCAGGATTCCCAATGGTGTGATGATGTGAACACCCAGGATATTAAAGAATCCTTTGGTCAAATTGTTCAAAAAAGCTTTCAGGAATCTATAAAAAAGCTTACAGAGGAATTGGGAGACACCCCCGGTGATTGGAGGTGGGGTGAGATTCATCCGTTAATGCTTAAGCATCCTGTAGGCGGAGAAGTACCTGTTCTGGATTTGGTATTCAACATGAACCGCGGTCCTTTTGAAACAGGTGGCAGCTTTCATACAGTTTGTGTTTACAGTTATCCTTTTACCGATGTATTCAATACCAATCATGGGGCTTCTCACCGGCATGTATATTCCATTGCCGACTGGAACCGCTCCCGTACGGTTATACCAACAGGTACGTCAGGGATACCTGCAAGTTTCCATTACTGTGATCAAACCAATACCTATATTAACCGGGAATATTATCGGGAACTTTTCAGTAAGGAAAAAGTGAGGAGCAATGCCCGGTATCACATGACGATAAAGGGGAAGTGATTATCCAAATGAATATATTCGACTTGTTTGAATTATATAATAACATGGAAAACGCATAAATTATGGAAACTTATAAAACAACTTATTTCGGAGGTTTGAGAACGGAGATTGTTCATGAAAGAAATGGGGAGCGGATTACCACGGACGCACCGGTTGATAACAAAGGCAAAGGGGAGTATTATTCTCCCACGGACATGGTTTCTTCCGCCCTTTGCAGTTGCATTTTTACGATCATGGGAATTAAAGCCAAAGAAAATGGTTTTAGCATTGAGGGTGCCACGGCAACGACCAATAAGGTGATGCGCGATGATCCCCGCCGGATCAAAGAAATACAAATAGAATATGACTTTACGAACCACGACCTGACCGATGAACAAAAGGACCTGTTAAGGGAGCTTGTTCATGCCAGTCCGGTACCCCGTAGCCTGAGTCCCGAGATTGAGCAGAACATTACGCTTAAATTTAAGGATTGAACCATCTATAAGTCCGGCAGGATATTTTAATTAGTGTCTGTCTATAATATCCGCTGGCTGCGTTACGCTCGTTTTTCATGCCAGTCAATTACATCTGGTAGAGACGTACGGCCGTACGTCTCTACATTTAACATTCAAAACTCGCAAGCCTTGCCAGCGAACATTCCAGACGAGACTCTTTCAAATCTCCTTGACTTTGTGGACAAACATTAATTAAGCACTTTGTGTGGGTATCCTGCGATCAACTTTCTTAATCAGCCCCTGCAACACCTTTCCGGGTCCCACTTCCGTAAACGATTCTGCTCCGTCCTGAATCATTTTTTTTACGGTTTGTGTCCATTTTACAGGTGAAGTAAGCTGTTTGACCAGGTTTTCCTTGATAACCTCCGGTTCATCCGAGGGAGAAGCAGTAGCATTCTGATATACAGGGCATAACGGTTTATTGAAGTTTGTTTCATTGATGGCTGTTTCTAATTCTTTCTTGGCGGGTTCCATCAACGGAGAATGAAAAGCACCTCCAACTTTTAATTTTATGGCTTTTTTGGCTCCCTCTTCCTGTAATTTGTCAACAGCCTGATCAATACCTTGAAGGGAGCCGGAAATGACTACTTGTCCGGGGCTGTTGTAATTGGCCGGAACCAAAACCTCGTCAATTTGATTACAAACTTCTTCTACCGTTTCATCCTTCAGGCCCATAATGGCAGCCATAGTTGAGGGTTCTGCTTCACAGGCTTTTTGCATAGCGGATGCCCGTTTGGATACCAACCGCAGTCCGTCTTCAAAAGAAAGTGCTCCATTGGCAACCAGTGCTGAAAATTCACCCAGTGAATGGCCTGCTACCATATCGGGCTGGAAGTTATCCAGTGTTTTGGCCAGGATAACCGAATGCAGGAAGATTGCCGGCTGGGTTACTTCGGTTTGCTTGAGCTCTTCATCGGTGCCTTCAAACATAACATCCGTAATTTTGAAGCCGAGGATTTCGTTGGCTTTTTCAAAAAGCTCCTTTCCTATACTACTGTTTTCATAAAGGTCTTTGCCCATTCCTGAATATTGGGCTCCCTGGCCCGGAAATACGTATGCTTTCATATAATCAATATGTTTTACGGTTATTTCTAATTATGTCGCCGAAAATAATCAAATTTATATTTTGTATCAAACCTTCCGGATACATGGTTAATGTAATTCGGAACCAATGATATGGGTGAATTCTTCCCTGGTTTTGGTGTCTTTCAGGAAAATACCTGTGAATGCAGAGGTCGTGGTGACCGAATTTTGTTTTTGCACTCCCCGCATTTGCATACACATATGATGCGCCTCAATGACCACGGCTACCCCTTGTGGCATCAAAGTTTCCTGGATGCAGTCCCTTATCTGCATGGTAAGTCTTTCCTGTAACTGCAACCTTCTTGCAAAAGCTTCCACTACATGAGCTATTTTACTCAGGCCGGTGATGTATTTTTCAGGAATATAGGCTACATGTGCTTTTCCATAAAATGGGATCATATGGTGCTCACACATGGAATAAAGTTCTATGTCTTTTACAATGACCATCTCCTGATAATCTTCCTGAAATTTTGCCGATCTTATGATTTCCCGCGGATCAATATTCTGACCCTTATTGAGGAATTGCATGGCTTTTGCTACGCGTACGGGGGTATCAACCAATCCTTCCCGCTCAGGGTTTTCTCCCAGCAACTTTAAAATTTCTTTATAATGTTCGGCAAGTTTTTGGGTTTTTTCATCATCCCAATTCTCAATAAGGGAGTAACCACTATTGTTTACTGATCCAAAACCATTGTTAACGATTTCCATAATTTTTAAATTTATTTCCCATAATATTCAACAAAATTGTTTTCTGTCTCCTTTACTTTTATGCAGTGAAGATTTATTCCCAGCCTGTTGACCGGATCTTTCAGTTCTTTCCATATGGCTACCGCCAGATTCTCAGTAGAAGCCATCCATCCTGTCATAAAATCAACCTCTGTATTCATGTTTTTGTGGTCAATTTTATCGATTACATATTCCCTGATGATTTTGCTCAGCTCTTTGATATTCACTACAAAACCGGTTTCAGGGTTGATTTCTCCCTTAACCGTTACAAAAAGTTCATAATTGTGGCCGTGCCAGTTGGGATTGGAACAAAGACCGAATACTTGTTTGTTGGTTTCATCGTCCCATTCTTTGCGAAAAAGGCGATGTGCTGCACTGAATCGTTCTCGTCGGGTAACCAGAGCTTCCATAAAACATCAAATTTTGTAAAATTAGTAATATAGTTTTCAAATAAAAAAAATCCTGATATATCATATACCCATAAATAATGTTTTTGTTTTATTATCTTCGTCACCCTCATAACTAAAAATGTTTTTATGATTGCAGTCACAGGAGCAGCAGGTTTTATTGGCAGCAATATGGTAGCTAAGCTTAGCGAGAAAGGATACTCCGATATTATTGTTGTAGATGAATTTTCCAGGGAGGATAAAAACAAAAACCTGCTGGGTAAAGATTATATTCAACACATCCATAGGGATGACTTCCTCAATTGGTTGCAAAACAATGGCCGGGAGATGGATGCTGTTTTCCATCTGGGGGCACGTACCGATACCACGGAAACGGATAAAAGCGTTTTTGATCGCCTTAACCTGAATTATTCCAAAGAGATATGGGACCTTTGCAGCACTTTTAATATTGCTTTGATTTATGCTTCTTCTGCAGCTACCTATGGCGGGGGAGAAAATGGGTACAAAGATGATCATCATTTGGTTTATAACCTGGAACCTTTGAATCTGTATGGCGAGTCGAAAAATGAGTTCGATAAATGGGTGTTGCAGCAGTCTGACAATCCTCCATACTGGGCAGGGATCAAGTTTTTTAATGTATACGGACCCAACGAGTATCATAAAGGACGCATGGCTTCTGTAGTATTTCATGCTTTTAATCAGATAAGCCAGACAGGAAAGATGAAACTGTTTCGGTCCCACCGGTCCGATTACCGTAACGGTGAACAATTACGGGATTTTATCTATGTGAAGGATGTGGTGGACGTGTTGTTTTTCCTTATGGAAAAAGAAATTGACAGTGGCATCTATAATTTGGGCACCGGTCAGGCAAGAACATTCAATGATCTTGCCAGAAACGTATTTTATGCTATGGGAAAGCAAGAGCATATTGTATATATTGATA
The DNA window shown above is from Bacteroidales bacterium and carries:
- the fabD gene encoding ACP S-malonyltransferase — protein: MKAYVFPGQGAQYSGMGKDLYENSSIGKELFEKANEILGFKITDVMFEGTDEELKQTEVTQPAIFLHSVILAKTLDNFQPDMVAGHSLGEFSALVANGALSFEDGLRLVSKRASAMQKACEAEPSTMAAIMGLKDETVEEVCNQIDEVLVPANYNSPGQVVISGSLQGIDQAVDKLQEEGAKKAIKLKVGGAFHSPLMEPAKKELETAINETNFNKPLCPVYQNATASPSDEPEVIKENLVKQLTSPVKWTQTVKKMIQDGAESFTEVGPGKVLQGLIKKVDRRIPTQSA
- a CDS encoding 6-carboxytetrahydropterin synthase, whose product is MEALVTRRERFSAAHRLFRKEWDDETNKQVFGLCSNPNWHGHNYELFVTVKGEINPETGFVVNIKELSKIIREYVIDKIDHKNMNTEVDFMTGWMASTENLAVAIWKELKDPVNRLGINLHCIKVKETENNFVEYYGK
- a CDS encoding OsmC family protein, whose protein sequence is METYKTTYFGGLRTEIVHERNGERITTDAPVDNKGKGEYYSPTDMVSSALCSCIFTIMGIKAKENGFSIEGATATTNKVMRDDPRRIKEIQIEYDFTNHDLTDEQKDLLRELVHASPVPRSLSPEIEQNITLKFKD
- the rfaD gene encoding ADP-glyceromanno-heptose 6-epimerase translates to MIAVTGAAGFIGSNMVAKLSEKGYSDIIVVDEFSREDKNKNLLGKDYIQHIHRDDFLNWLQNNGREMDAVFHLGARTDTTETDKSVFDRLNLNYSKEIWDLCSTFNIALIYASSAATYGGGENGYKDDHHLVYNLEPLNLYGESKNEFDKWVLQQSDNPPYWAGIKFFNVYGPNEYHKGRMASVVFHAFNQISQTGKMKLFRSHRSDYRNGEQLRDFIYVKDVVDVLFFLMEKEIDSGIYNLGTGQARTFNDLARNVFYAMGKQEHIVYIDTPEDIRDKYQYFTEAEMQKLRSAGYREPFHSLEAGIYDYVRNYLIPGSYR
- a CDS encoding integration host factor subunit beta → MTKADIVNEISKKTGIEKVTVQKTVEAFMETVKESLVSNQNVYLRGFGSFIVKKRAQKKARNISKNTTIVIPEHYIPAFRPSKKFVSKVKENVKA
- a CDS encoding thioredoxin family protein, coding for MKRILFTLLISLLAIPTPAQVVNPVEWEYEVQREDNNTALLIFKADIDSEWHLYSQNFPEGGPIRTSFNFDESPHFKLVGETQESPEPESEVDELFGVQVKYFSDEATFTQRIELQTQDPFEINGNIEYQVCQDEKCVYFNPDFTFKVPGSEQASQQPEEQPVQESSESSETETVSEQAEAKPSDTTQTTGTGITDDIVEADDDSAKPDEKTVSQPAESQVSSQGLGSDRSLLGFFLLSLVFGLAGILTPCVFPMIPMTVSFFMQESKSRFSGVIKALIFGLSIIILYTSVGIIVSLTSAGADFTSVLGTHWIPNLIFFLLFLTFAASFFGLFEIVLPSGLANKADKQVDKGGFLASFFMALTLVIVSFSCTGPIVGALLVKAVGGNVVEPTVGMFGFALGFGLPFTMLAIFPGWLKNLPKSGGWMNAIKVVFAFIILAFAFKFLSNIDQNYHLGIISRDLYLSIWIAIFGLLGLYLLGKIKLPNDSDMKNISVFRLLLAIASFSFAIYLVPGLFGANLSSISGLLPPASAQKFDMTSVASATGSSADASETMCEDPKYADFLNLPYNIKGYFQYEQGMECAENLNKPALIYFTGHSCSNCKKMQAEVWPDPAVRKRLNEDYVLIALYVDDRKTLPQSEWMEAEYDGKVKKTLGRKNMAIAIDRFGVNTQPYYRVLTPEGKPVGESFDYTTKPQEFTEWLDQGLKKFKENK
- the folE gene encoding GTP cyclohydrolase I FolE gives rise to the protein MEIVNNGFGSVNNSGYSLIENWDDEKTQKLAEHYKEILKLLGENPEREGLVDTPVRVAKAMQFLNKGQNIDPREIIRSAKFQEDYQEMVIVKDIELYSMCEHHMIPFYGKAHVAYIPEKYITGLSKIAHVVEAFARRLQLQERLTMQIRDCIQETLMPQGVAVVIEAHHMCMQMRGVQKQNSVTTTSAFTGIFLKDTKTREEFTHIIGSELH
- a CDS encoding penicillin acylase family protein → MRIFRRILVIFAIALVLAIIAGGLYVHKIAHRALPDYNDDIEIEGVEQEVEVYRDSLAIPHIYAQTEKDLYTAVGYLMAQDRLWQMDLLRRVTQGRLSEIFGEQMVENDHLMRSLRIPQKSKKVLARSDEKIRTALQAFSSGVNEYINTHSGQLPPEFAILGYKPEKWKPIHTVNLIGYMAWDLTPAWESEIILHKIAKEVTREKYELLIPKTEEQRTRVYPGYSSADEDYEGLSRLIHLNGELENMGLKIFTGSNNWAVSAAKSKTEKPLLANDMHLGLFSPGIWYQMHQVVEGKMDVSGVALPGQPMIISGHNDSIAWGMTNVMLDDMDFYRETINPEDSCEYLFNGKWRKLKVKEETIEVKGGDPVKKTIRYTHRGPVVSGFKEVDEETISMRWVGNEYSNELRSVYYLNRASNWTEFKDALRTFSSISQNIAYADVQGNIGLYCCAGVPVRDSSGPGIYPGETDQYDWKGLVPFGDLPHIYNPDKGFVASANNKTVGSEYPHHFSHWFDLAPRINRIEQQLQSRKKLSVRDFMEIQTDYHSLMVPQYKEEILKHARNINEASGELEEAIELLDKWNGHYSKNSAGAAIFEQFYITFVKNLIKDELGEALYKEYITSKILVRNLMKNIWNNQDSQWCDDVNTQDIKESFGQIVQKSFQESIKKLTEELGDTPGDWRWGEIHPLMLKHPVGGEVPVLDLVFNMNRGPFETGGSFHTVCVYSYPFTDVFNTNHGASHRHVYSIADWNRSRTVIPTGTSGIPASFHYCDQTNTYINREYYRELFSKEKVRSNARYHMTIKGK
- a CDS encoding Rne/Rng family ribonuclease, which codes for MSSELIIDVTSKEIVIALLENKQLVELNKERRNPKFAVGDIYLGKVKRIIPGLNAAFVDVGYSRDAFLHYLDLGPQFRSLDKYLKTSFSRKNKVPPLQRMKMEPDIDKNGKISNVLSSGQTILVQIAKEPISTKGPRLTSEISIAGRNLVLIPFSDKISISQKIASSDERKRLKRLIKSIKPKNYGVIIRTVAEGKKVATLDRELKGLVKKWEAAFSQLSTATVPKLVLSELDRTSALLRDLLNVSFSNIYVNDPTFYHEIKEYIGTIAPEKKGIVKLYDGPNPIFDQFGVSKQIKALFGRTVSFKNGAYLIIEHTEALHTIDVNSGNRSKLGEDQETNALKVNLAAAKEIARQLRLRDIGGIIVVDFIDMNKQEHKQKLYETMKEEMKADRTKHSILPLTKFGLLQITRQRVRPEMNIQTVEKCPTCKGSGETRPAILLVDEIENYLKFLVRDLGYRRLTLKTHPYITGYLKYGFPSIRWKWQLRYKIWLRIKGSDAYDFLHYNFFSSSKEPIKEN